The genomic DNA ACACCTATGGGCAGCCTGGTCCCTGGACTTCTCTTTGCTCCTGtcactgtcttttctttcctatttttaacCTTGGGAGATGCATTTTGAAATAGGACTTGGAAACCATCCAGGTCAATTTGTTTGATTCAGATGAAGAAGATGCTGCTGAAGGAAGTGTGGCTTGTAGTACATAGGGAGGGACTTGGCAGACCAAGAGGGCTTTGGGGAAAAGTATGAGAGGGCCAGGGGCTCAGGATTGGAGCTGTGCCTCCCAGTTGGTAGCCTGGATGAGGTCTCCTGTGGCCTGACTCGGTTGGCAGCTCAGTGTCTTGCTCCTGGAGCATTTGAGTTTTGTGCTGCATGTGACCTCTCAGTGGTGTGTTCTGAATTGGAGTCTCTTTCTTGTTGGCTTGCAGAGGGAGTGACATCCAACACCAGTGACAGCGAAAGCAGTTCCAGTAAGTGTGTGTCATTCCTTCCATGTCGTGTAGCTCCACCATGTATCCCAGTCATCCTCATTCCAGTGTTGCACAGCTGCCATTGCTGCTCAGAGGCTGGTGCTTCTTTTAGCCATGTACACTTTGAGATCCTGGAAATGCTGTGGCCAGTTCATTCTCCTTATGAGTTGGGGTTCACCCTGTGGATTAAAGGAGAGTGTAAACACTATAGCTCTGGCCAGAACCTGAATTAAAAGCATCCCTGGCAGTGGGAAGGGTGACCTGCTAAAGAGTAAATTCCTGCCATGGGTACTGTGGGCCATAGGTGTTGCCAGGTTTAGATTTGCTCAGAGACCAAAAGAAAACTGGCTCCTATAGGACACTGCCCTGAATCTGCCTTTCTGGGTCATTAGGATCCCTTTGCTTTTGGGGCTGGTTAAAGGATCAGGTAAATTGCCCAGTTCTCCTTGGGAGATCCTTGACCAGACCAGAGAAACCATAATTCAAACCTCATGAACTTTGGGAGCACTGGTCTTTCAGGAGCTATGGTGGCTAGAGGCCTTGTAAAATCTGCCCAGGAGTCTTAGGCTCAGAAGAAGCCTTTTAGCAAGCATTGTGTGCCTCGATGCAAATATCACTGTCTTCCCTGGGACTGCCATCAGCCACTTTGGAAACTCCAGGCACCCAGTACCGAGTGGCTTGCAGACTGTTTTAGGAAAACCTCAACATTGCTAGGCTCAACATGGAGCTCTACCTGGAAAAGACATCAGGTTTGGCATTGCTCTTAAGGGGTACTGGGGACCTTAGCAGAGCCATGTGCCACTTTTCTGGATGCTTCTTCTAATGCAGGAGGTGGGTAGGTAGACCCTTAAAGGGCAAAGTTAGGCTGCAACTTTGGGGACCTGCATGTGTGCCCTGACTCCCCTGCATGCAGATGAAGGGGACTTGGGCAAGCGTCTCAACTGGTCAAAGCATCCCTGTCATTCTTACCAGAACAAGGGGACTGCTGCGCACACTTGTTAGAAGAGTTCCTCAGAAATTGGGGTGGTTTGGGGTGGAGGCTTCATGGCTTCTGGGCCTTGGCCCTTTGCCCAGTGATATTTCACTGAACAAGAGAACTGCTGACTCCTGTCTGGGAGCCAGTGAAGGGTTTCCTGTGCTTTCTCACcatcagaaaacagaaaggatCACAGGTGGTAGGTGGTAGCAAGGACCACCCAGTATGGCTGTATCCTGGCAGGGGAGGGTGTGGGGAGTGTTGTACAGAAGGAGACAGGTCATACGGTGCTAACTTAGCTCGCTTTTTTGTTGCAGAAGGACAAGAGGATGCTATTTTGTCATATGAGCCAGTGACACGGCAAGAAAGTAAGCCCCCTTTTGAGAGCCTCGTCTTTGTGCTCGTGTCCTGTCATGGGGCTCAATATGCTGGGTGGCTGTGGCAGCAGAGGGAGGgacctggaggaggaggaaggttcCACTCATGGCACATCCAGCCCCAgggctcctccttctcttctgctTCTCCCCCAGTGTCATAGGGAAGGGGGTGCCTCTGCCTGCTGCCAGGACACCTTCCAAAGGAGGGGCAAATTTCCAAGGAGGGTCTATTTCAGTAGACGCAGCCACTGCGCAAAGAGAGGTCCAGGTTATTCCCTTCAGTGGCTCCTCTGTGAAAATCTTGCTCAGCTACTGGTGTCAGTGCAGAGATTCTTTTCTTACTCAGTTAGAAGGGGAGCAGCTTCTGGTTTCAGACTTGCCTTGAACTTAGATATTCTCAAATTAAAGGCTCTTTGATGTCTTTGTGTTTAAAAGTCAGACAATGGCCGAGGATGCTTCACCCTGTCTGAGTCTCTGCTGCAGAGCCTCTGTTCTAGCCAGACTTGGGGGTAGGACAGGCTGTCTGGTGGGGGCCTCTGTTCACTGTCTCAATGCTCTCCCTCTCTAGTTCACTATGCAAGGCCTGTGATCATCCTGGGCCCAATGAAGGACCGAGTCAATGATGACCTGATTTCTGAATTTCCACATAAATTTGGATCCTGTGTGCCACGTAAGAGTCCAGGAAGGCCCAAAGGAGTGAGGCTTGGTGCTCTGGGAATTGTTGCTCTAATGTTTTATGGAAAAGGTCTGGGATCAGATTCTAGGGCTCTTTGGGGACAGGGTACATTTGACACCCTGGAAAAGAGTGGGTGGCAATATATTCCCCAAAAGCTGACAGGGTTGGAGAGATTAAGCCATCAGGCTTGGCTGCTCATTCCCTTGGGGGAAAGATTCAGTGGTGATGGTTGGGAATGATTGGATAAGTAGGAAGGTCCAGCCAGAGTGGTGTTGATGTGACTCCATGAACAGTTTGTTAGGTTCACTGTCTCCTCCACCAAGTATGGCACCTTCTGCCATGCCTTAGCTCAGGAAACCTCACCTTTCTGGTCCAGTTTAAGCTAAAGCAAATAGCTCCCTGTGTGAGACCTGGAGATTGGAAGAGAAGTAGGGAAGACAAACTCCTTCCCAACTGCTTTTTTCTCCCACTTAAAGTGGAGTGGCCCAGTGACCCACCCAGATGAGAATGGACCAGTCAGTATTTTTTGGCTCGGGGTAGATCATTGACCCTGGGCCACAAAGtgttccctttcttccttcagaTACTACCCGGCCTCGGCGTGACAATGAGGTGGATGGACAAGACTACCACTTTGTGGTGTCTCGAGAACAAATGGAGAAAGATATTCAGGACAACAAGTTCATTGAGGCGGGTCAATTTAATGATAATCTCTATGGGACCAGCATCCAGTCAGTGCGGGCAGTTGCAGAGAGGGTAAGTGTAGAGGAGATGGCCTCAAAAGGAAGGCCAGTGCTCGTGCCAAGCCTCCACTTGAATCCTTATCCTTCCCCCACAGGGGCTGCCCAACAGTGCTACTGACCAAAGCCGTGGCACCTCTGCGCATTCCCAGCCCCTTGACAAAGCTGTCTGTCTCCTTTGTACAACTCATTCAGAGATTCACCCAGAAGGGAATGGGGGCCCTGGACAGATGTGGCCTTTTCTGGGCAATAGCAAAAAGTAGGGTCTGTCTCCTTCAGGGATTGAATTTTTTAGGCCAGTTTGGGTGGCCCTGGtgcccctccccttgcccccacctGCAGCCAAGATGGATGTTTAGAATGTCACTGGATTTCTGCCTGGGGCTTCGTGAATAGGGACTGACACAATCTCTGCTTTTTCAGGGCAAACACTGCATCTTAGATGTTTCCGGCAATGCTATCAAGAGACTGCAGCAAGCACAACTTTACCCCATTGCCATTTTCATCAAGCCCAAGTCCATTGAAGCCCTTATGTAAGTGTTTAACTGAGGACTCAGACATACCAAGCTAAGATTGGGCCTGGAAGGGAACTGGAGAACAAAGTGATTTGTTGGGCAGGGGTAGGAACATCAGCAACTTGAAAGAAACTCTTGGTCCCAGCTCTGGTCACTGGGTGCTCCTGTTATAAGGGCTTTTGTCTGTGTTCTTGGTTGGActtttgaacccagaaggtttgAGGAGTTAGCCATGGGCCACTGCTGCTCTGAGAGGGCAGCTTAGCAGATTTTTAGGGATCCTGGAATAATCCTTGGATGAATCAGAACATAAGATCTGGTTCGGAactatttttcttctgtctttggcAGGGAAATGAACCGAAGGCAGACATATGAACAAGCAAATAAGATCTATGACAAAGCCATGAAACTGGAGCAGGAGTTTGGAGAGTACTTTACGGGTAAGACTCCTGCCACCCTGCGGGGGGTACTGTGGGACTAGCCAGGCACCTGTTTCTATAAGTGTCTCAAAGAGGTGTAGACAGAATGTAGAAATCTTGCATGGAGTTTCCAGTTGCTTTTAAGCTTTTGAGCACAAACCTTTCCAAGGCACTCAAGTTCCCTGTGTCCAGCCATAGCAGTTCAGCCAGTTGACAACATACACCTCTCACCAAATGCTTCCTTGAATTGTTGGTTTGTTCATTCTGTCTTGTCCCTACTAGATCGTAGGCTACCTGTGTTACTCTGTCTCCCTCTGTTTTTGCTCCACTCCCCCACCCCAGTACTTGACTTTGCATGTTTAGGTGCTGAATAAACGTTTGTTGATGATGAGGATTCCTCGGTGTGGTGTTCAAGTTGTCTGtcggtgtgtgtttgtgtgtgtgtatgatcaTCTACTTTAGAAGGTCAGTTCCTGAAACATTGGGAAGGTTTCTATGTAATATGTTCTTCACCTTTTGAAGTAcagtgacatatatatatatatatatatgtgtgtgtgtgtgtgtgcagggcagTGCTGAGTCCATTTTAGCTGGTGGTGCCACTAGGTTAACTGGGTAAAGAATTCATACATGTCCTCACACACCTTGGGTCTTCAGAACTCCCTTCACCATCAGCATCCATGTCCTTGTTTGCTGGGCTGACCTCTGACATATAGCGGATGTGAAGGGCCCAGGAGCACTGCCTCTTGCCAGAAACTGTGGCTTTCAGTTCTTTCTGTGGAGAACTGGGATTTTCCACATCTTTTAAGTCTGCTTTAGAATTACAAGCTACTGGCTTTATGGCTCCCAAGAGTAACATGAACTGCATGGTCTGGGATGTAGTGGGTGCTCAGTAAACGTCTtttgaataaacacatttttctggTCATTGCTACTTAGTCTCACTGTCTCAGTGAGTTGACTTCAAGTCCTGAGCTTAGGGCACCTAGTTCGTTGCCCTTATTGCCCTGACCACACAGGCCAGTGAACCTAAGCCCAAACCCATACTCCTGGAAACATGTCTTTCAtgtgaggggcagggggtgggggagaggaggTCTTGTAGGATTGCTGGGAGAGGCAGGATTGCTGGGTTTGGGGGATGTGCTGTGGACCacattaataattttgttttcctcttcacTTTAGCCATTGTACAGGGTGACTCACTGGAAGAGATTtataacaaaatcaaacaaatcatTGAGGACCAGTCTGGGCACTACATTTGGGTCCCGTCCCCTGAAAAACTCTGAAGAATCCCCTCCAACCATTCTCTTGTGAACAGAAGAAATCAagtccctcttccctcctccctcttcattCCTGTCCCCATGGGGAGAACAAATGCTATGTTCTTGTCCCCTTTTTTAGATATGtcaaaaaaaattgagttttctagtcctgttttttttttttttaaatttttttgtttgttttagtttattttttgggATGATGCCATCTCACTCATCATGTGACTGTGCCCATTCCTGCATGGACCTTTCCCAAGCGCTAGCACAGGTGCAAAATCCATCAGAGCCATTGTTTTCATAAAACCAAGCAGAAGtgaagagaaaagaggaggacTGATGGAAAGACAGACTGGACAGCTGCACGGCTTGTGAAGTGAGCTAAATGCACCACATGATGAGATGCTCCTGGGCATTTCTCCCTATCTGTACTGCTGTCTTGCAGCTCTGAATGGTGCAACGTAATGGCGACAGAAAGTAtcttatttatatatagatatatatatgtaatttatataaaatatatagaaattattatatatatatattatacactctcatataatatatatatatattcacacacatttGGATTAGAAAATCTATGGAGACTTCATCAATGGTACtatgttattagagaaatgcttTAATTTTCATATTCCAATCAGATGGCATCTTCTATCCCAGCTGGTTGGGAAGGGATTGAAGATGGTAGCAGGTGCTGCACTAAGGGCACTCGCATTTGGTCATTCTCTTGAGAGCTAGGAGGAGTCAGCCTGAGGCCTGAGAGAGAGGGCTTTTGCCTGGGGCAAGAGGGTTAGAGACTTGGCCTGAAAGCAGCTGCTGCCCCTGAGGTGCAGCCAGTCCTGTGTGCGGAGGGAGAGAATGGCTAATGATGCTCCCTGTGGAATTGCCTATTGTTTTATGCCACCTGATGTGTCTGCATGAGAAGTttcctttttgttcctttttaagcTGCTGTTAAACCAAAACCATGTTGTGCTACTGTGTCAGCCTTTTCATTACTGCAAATTTTACTTTGACTATTTAAGTGAATGCGTACAATCCAATTTGCCAAGGTTCTAAAGGCTTATGAGGTCCTGAAGGAGCCAGGCCTTGTGATGGAGTAGGCGACCCAGGCCTGGTTGTCCTGTCAGCAGAAGGGAGAGCAGGGGCTAGGCTGAGAGGAGGACATGCAGTGCTCTGCTGAGGTTCCTCCCTGGGTTCCACCAACAGGGACGGGGAGTCACTTGCCTTCCAGTTCTATGCTGGGATGGCAGGACAGCACTTGGCTTGCTTGGCCAGCCGTGTCATGAGTttgatgtggtttttttttggttttgttttgttttgttttgtttgcagcTGCTTCATATGCTCTGCTCCAGCCCCTCCCCCAAAGCTGGTAGCTTACGGTTTCTTCAAGAGGAAAGTAGACTGACTTTATGCTGTATATTTGAGCTGTAGAGCTAAGATTCGCTTACTGGTGAGCTGTGAAACCTTGTTGCTTTTTCTCAGAGTCTGATGGCAGTGACTGTGGTCAAGGGAGTCTTCACCACCACAAGTGCAGGCAGCAGCTGCAGGTCAGGTCCTCCCCCGCGACTGTGCTCCTTTGAAGCCAATGTGCCTCCCTCGCCTCCATACTGGAGAGACGACACCGGGGAGAATGGAGAAGTGCTTGGCCCTAGGGTTGAGGCAGTTGTTTCCTAGCCCGCTGGGTTAGGGCTGGTTGCCCGCGAGGCGATGTTGAGGATGCTTTAAGCACTACCAGCCAAATTCCAGAACTCTGTTAACAATTATCCGACCAGCAGAACGAGACTAATTGTATAAAGCATGCGACCCAGAATGAGGATAAGGAAAGGGCAGCAGCTTTTCCTGGGCAGTACACTGGCTTGAAGGCAAAGAGGGATACAGTGACAGCCGACTGTGACTCGTGAGGAGGGGGTGAACAGGGAGTGTTGATTGTCTGATGTTAACTAAGTGGTGAAGTCTGAACCATGCTCAGCCCTCCCCCCTCCCAGGGAAGAGAAACAAAGATTCAAAGTAAGCATGACGCTAGCTGGTTTACCAGTGTTCCTTCCAAGgagacatatattttttaataaacgaTAGTTGCAATGAACTATGGCTCAGAGACCTTCTTGAAGTAGTTGAGAAGGGAGGGCGTGGGCAAAGCAGTGGGAAGAACATCCCAAACTTTTGGGGGCCAGAGGGCTCAATCCTTAGCGATGATCAGCTAGCCAAGCTGGGCCGTCCTGGGGATTGGCACAACTCC from Saimiri boliviensis isolate mSaiBol1 chromosome X, mSaiBol1.pri, whole genome shotgun sequence includes the following:
- the DLG3 gene encoding disks large homolog 3 isoform X9; translation: MMNSSMSSGSGSLRTSEKRSLYVRALFDYDRTRDSCLPSQGLSFSYGDILHVINASDDEWWQARLVTPHGESEQIGVIPSKKRVEKKERARLKTVKFHARTGMIESNRSIKTKRKKSFRLSRKFPFYKSKENMAQESSIQEQGVTSNTSDSESSSKGQEDAILSYEPVTRQEIHYARPVIILGPMKDRVNDDLISEFPHKFGSCVPHTTRPRRDNEVDGQDYHFVVSREQMEKDIQDNKFIEAGQFNDNLYGTSIQSVRAVAERGKHCILDVSGNAIKRLQQAQLYPIAIFIKPKSIEALMEMNRRQTYEQANKIYDKAMKLEQEFGEYFTAIVQGDSLEEIYNKIKQIIEDQSGHYIWVPSPEKL